From a single Sinomonas atrocyanea genomic region:
- a CDS encoding Rv2578c family radical SAM protein, with protein sequence MRWNTQSVAEPLSGPDDGTPAQPPLLSLAGALRTVRTPEFQGITFHEVAAKSALNKVPPASSMPFRWTVNPYRGCSHACVYCFARNTHTYLDLDAGLDFDRQLVVKVNVGEVLRSEVSKRSWAREHVALGTNTDPYQRAEGRYALMPGIIRALADSGTPFSILTKGTLLARDVPLLKSAATQVPIGAGISLAVLDPELQAALEPGTPSPAARLRLVSRLREAGLPCGVMAMPILPWLTDSEEHLDALMGSLAQAGATGVTAAALHLRPGTREWFMGWLARTHPRLVGRYRRLYSKGAYAPSEYRAWLGRRVAAAKARHGFGRGFERDEAFAHRDADVVAAGRPAAREPALVPGQDALF encoded by the coding sequence ATGCGATGGAACACGCAGTCGGTCGCCGAGCCGCTCTCCGGGCCGGACGACGGCACCCCGGCCCAGCCGCCCCTCCTGTCCCTTGCGGGCGCGCTGCGCACGGTGAGGACGCCGGAGTTCCAGGGAATCACCTTCCACGAGGTCGCCGCGAAATCGGCGCTCAACAAGGTCCCGCCGGCGTCCTCCATGCCGTTCCGCTGGACGGTGAACCCCTACCGAGGGTGCAGCCACGCCTGCGTCTACTGCTTCGCCCGGAACACCCACACCTACCTCGACCTGGATGCGGGCCTCGACTTCGACCGGCAGCTGGTGGTCAAGGTCAACGTCGGCGAGGTGCTGCGGAGCGAGGTCTCCAAGCGCTCCTGGGCCCGCGAGCACGTGGCGCTGGGGACGAACACCGATCCCTACCAGCGGGCCGAGGGGCGCTACGCCCTGATGCCCGGCATCATCCGGGCCCTCGCGGACTCCGGCACCCCGTTCTCCATCCTGACCAAGGGAACGCTCCTGGCCCGCGACGTCCCGCTGCTGAAGTCGGCTGCGACCCAGGTGCCGATCGGCGCCGGGATCTCGCTCGCCGTCCTCGACCCTGAGCTCCAGGCCGCGCTCGAGCCGGGGACGCCCTCCCCCGCGGCACGCCTGCGCCTGGTGTCGAGGCTGCGCGAGGCGGGCCTGCCGTGCGGCGTCATGGCCATGCCGATCCTCCCGTGGCTCACGGACTCGGAGGAGCATCTCGACGCGCTCATGGGCAGCCTCGCGCAGGCCGGGGCGACGGGGGTCACTGCCGCTGCGCTGCATCTGCGTCCGGGGACCCGCGAATGGTTCATGGGTTGGCTCGCGCGGACGCATCCGCGCCTGGTCGGCCGGTACCGCAGGCTCTACTCGAAGGGCGCCTACGCCCCCTCCGAGTACCGCGCGTGGCTGGGCCGGCGCGTGGCGGCGGCCAAGGCCCGCCATGGCTTCGGCCGGGGATTCGAGCGTGACGAGGCCTTCGCCCACCGCGATGCGGACGTCGTGGCCGCCGGACGCCCGGCCGCCCGCG
- a CDS encoding SIMPL domain-containing protein, whose product MSSPDSITVVGTGSVTVVPDIAVLRVGAEVRSPRLGEAYDGASRASEAIVAAALRSGVTRSDIVSASLSVAPELTWEEGRGQRLVGYVASRGLTIGARDLARTGELLDAVVAAGGGAVRIHGISLGVSDQSAAEASAQEAAFREAERAARRLAALGARELGAVVRIDAGEAPPAGPGQPVPLRRASFAAAEASAPLEAGETEVQASVTVTWALADRA is encoded by the coding sequence ATGAGCAGTCCGGACTCCATCACCGTCGTCGGCACCGGATCGGTGACGGTGGTTCCCGACATCGCGGTGCTCCGCGTGGGAGCGGAGGTCCGCTCCCCGCGCCTGGGAGAGGCGTACGACGGCGCCTCCCGGGCCTCGGAGGCGATCGTCGCCGCGGCGCTGCGGTCCGGCGTGACGCGCTCCGACATCGTCTCCGCCTCGCTCTCGGTGGCACCGGAGCTGACGTGGGAGGAGGGCCGCGGCCAGCGCCTCGTCGGCTACGTCGCGAGCCGCGGCCTCACGATCGGCGCCCGGGACCTGGCCCGCACGGGCGAGCTGCTCGACGCCGTGGTGGCCGCCGGAGGCGGCGCCGTGCGCATCCACGGGATCTCCCTCGGCGTCTCGGACCAGTCCGCGGCGGAGGCATCGGCCCAGGAGGCGGCCTTCCGCGAGGCCGAGAGGGCCGCCCGGCGGCTTGCCGCGCTGGGGGCGCGGGAGCTGGGCGCCGTGGTCCGCATCGACGCCGGCGAGGCCCCTCCTGCCGGGCCGGGCCAGCCCGTGCCGCTGCGCCGGGCCTCCTTCGCCGCGGCCGAGGCCAGCGCCCCCCTCGAGGCGGGCGAGACCGAGGTGCAGGCCAGCGTGACGGTGACCTGGGCCCTCGCGGACAGGGCGTAG